In Helianthus annuus cultivar XRQ/B chromosome 9, HanXRQr2.0-SUNRISE, whole genome shotgun sequence, the following are encoded in one genomic region:
- the LOC110879166 gene encoding NAC domain-containing protein 92, with product MFWSSSLFSNISIFKAHKLLLCFLFSKHFFQNNKHKILTKMEHNFNHQEPIDLPPGFRFHPTDEELISHYLYPKVSNLNFVARAIGEVDLNKVEPWELPWRAKLGEQEWFFFCVRDRKYPTGSRTNRATSAGYWKATGKDKEIYKENSLVGMKKTLVFYKGRAPKGEKTDWVMHEYRLDGKFSANNLVKSSKGEWVISRVFHKSSGGKKIPISRLLTMKNEYNNQNSFGSSNMPPLMEISSGDGGSRTENSHVTCFSESIEEQDPNNEAIMGSWSSNSAALMAPRIDTMVPTMDNNLDSTWMQDPSILKIFLDANNDSIMKTEMVDYGMNLSGQDDYDCIWNY from the exons ATGTTCTGGTCCTCTTCCCTCTTTTCAAACATTTCAATCTTCAAAGCCCACAAATTATTGCtctgttttttattttcaaaacatttttttcAGAACAACAAACACAAGATTTTGACAAAAATGGAGCACAACTTCAATCACCAAGAACCAATTGATCTCCCTCCAGGTTTCCGGTTTCATCCGACCGACGAAGAACTGATCTCTCACTATCTTTATCCCAAGGTTTCCAATTTGAATTTTGTCGCCCGAGCGATCGGAGAAGTTGATTTGAACAAAGTAGAGCCATGGGAGCTTCCAT GGAGGGCGAAACTCGGTGAGCAGGAATGGTTCTTTTTTTGTGTTAGAGATCGGAAGTACCCGACTGGATCGAGGACGAACCGAGCTACAAGTGCAGGGTATTGGAAGGCTACAGGAAAAGATAAAGAGATTTACAAAGAGAATTCACTTGTTGGTATGAAGAAAACTCTTGTGTTTTATAAAGGAAGAGCTCCTAAAGGCGAAAAGACCGATTGGGTCATGCATGAATATCGGTTAGATGGGAAGTTTTCGGCTAATAATCTTGTGAAATCGAGCAAG GGTGAATGGGTGATCAGCAGGGTTTTTCACAAGAGTTCTGGCGGGAAAAAGATCCCAATATCTAGGCTATTAACAATGAAAAATGAATATAACAACCAAAACTCCTTTGGTTCATCAAATATGCCTCCACTAATGGAAATTTCAAGTGGGGATGGAGGATCAAGAACCGAGAATTCACACGTGACCTGCTTCTCCGAATCCATTGAAGAACAAGATCCAAACAACGAAGCGATTATGGGAAGCTGGAGCTCCAACAGCGCCGCTCTAATGGCGCCTAGAATCGACACAATGGTTCCAACCATGGACAACAACTTGGACTCAACATGGATGCAAGACCCCTCAATCCTCAAGATCTTTCTAGATGCAAACAACGATTCGATCATGAAAACCGAAATGGTGGATTATGGTATGAACTTGAGTGGTCAAGATGATTATGATTGCATATGGAATTATTGA